In Croceicoccus sp. Ery15, a genomic segment contains:
- a CDS encoding HpcH/HpaI aldolase/citrate lyase family protein, with product MQTPVNRFKAALREGPVQLGFWLALAHPDIAEISAGQGYDWLLIDGEHGPQTLPGIVAQLRAIEATPPCSAIVRIAGHDPVAIKQVLDLGAQTLMVPMVETAEQAQAIVTASRYPPEGERGLGGARAARWGGYPAYVAEANAQVCIIAQIETATAVDNIEAIAAVDGIDALFLGPADLAATEGLLGGSSFDALFKLTGEALARIVATGKPAGILSRDERLVQQFLDGGARFIANGIDSLTLAKGAGDGLRVWRERIAAQGGN from the coding sequence ATGCAAACACCCGTCAACCGCTTCAAGGCGGCCTTGCGCGAAGGTCCGGTCCAGCTTGGCTTCTGGTTGGCCCTGGCCCATCCAGACATTGCCGAAATCAGTGCGGGCCAGGGCTATGACTGGCTGCTGATCGATGGCGAACATGGCCCGCAGACCCTGCCCGGAATCGTCGCGCAGCTGCGTGCGATCGAGGCGACGCCGCCGTGTTCGGCGATCGTCCGGATTGCCGGCCACGATCCGGTAGCAATCAAGCAGGTTCTCGATCTTGGAGCGCAGACTCTGATGGTTCCGATGGTCGAAACCGCCGAACAGGCCCAGGCCATCGTAACTGCGTCCCGCTATCCGCCTGAAGGCGAACGCGGCCTCGGTGGCGCCCGTGCCGCGCGCTGGGGTGGCTATCCTGCTTATGTCGCAGAAGCCAATGCGCAGGTTTGCATCATCGCCCAGATCGAGACCGCGACCGCCGTCGACAATATTGAGGCGATCGCCGCAGTGGACGGGATCGACGCGCTGTTTCTTGGACCTGCGGACCTGGCCGCGACCGAAGGTTTGCTGGGCGGAAGCAGCTTCGATGCCCTGTTCAAGCTGACCGGCGAGGCGCTGGCGCGTATCGTGGCAACCGGCAAACCGGCCGGGATCCTTTCGCGCGACGAGCGGCTCGTCCAGCAGTTCCTCGATGGCGGTGCCCGCTTCATCGCCAACGGGATCGACAGCCTCACCTTGGCCAAGGGCGCGGGCGACGGACTCCGGGTCTGGCGTGAGCGTATCGCGGCACAGGGCGGCAACTGA
- the hpaH gene encoding 2-oxo-hept-4-ene-1,7-dioate hydratase, which produces MAVEVFSDLLVNELALELDGAEQTRERVRPFSARYPAMRIEDAYRINQAWVDLKRERGRTVFGHKIGLTSRAMQQAAGITEPDYGTLLDDMVFEQGSDVPAARFITPKVEVELAFVLGRRLEGAQTTIFDVLSATDYVVPAIEIIDTRVHPKDAETGAARKVLDTISDNAANAGIIVGGLPAKPDGLDLRRIGALLSRNGVIEETGLAAGVLNHPANGVAWLVRRLAPWGQGLEAGEVVLGGSFTRPVEAAPGDVFNADFGEFGSIGFRFV; this is translated from the coding sequence ATGGCAGTGGAGGTATTCAGCGACCTACTGGTCAACGAGCTGGCGCTTGAACTCGACGGCGCCGAACAGACCCGCGAACGGGTCCGGCCGTTCTCGGCGCGCTATCCTGCCATGCGGATCGAGGATGCCTACCGCATCAACCAGGCTTGGGTCGATCTCAAGCGAGAGCGCGGCCGGACCGTCTTTGGTCACAAGATCGGCCTGACCTCGCGCGCGATGCAACAGGCAGCCGGGATCACCGAACCCGATTACGGCACCTTGCTGGATGACATGGTGTTCGAACAGGGCAGCGACGTTCCGGCCGCGCGGTTCATCACGCCCAAGGTCGAGGTCGAGTTGGCCTTTGTGCTCGGGCGCCGCCTGGAAGGAGCACAGACGACGATTTTCGATGTCCTGAGCGCCACCGACTATGTGGTTCCGGCAATCGAAATCATCGACACACGGGTGCATCCCAAGGATGCCGAAACCGGGGCCGCGCGCAAGGTCCTGGACACGATCAGCGACAATGCCGCCAATGCCGGAATCATTGTCGGCGGTCTGCCGGCGAAACCCGACGGGCTCGACCTGCGCCGCATCGGCGCGCTGCTCAGCCGCAACGGGGTGATCGAGGAGACCGGCCTTGCGGCAGGGGTTCTCAACCATCCCGCCAACGGCGTCGCGTGGCTGGTAAGGCGGCTCGCGCCCTGGGGGCAAGGGCTAGAAGCCGGAGAGGTCGTGCTCGGCGGATCGTTCACGCGTCCGGTCGAAGCGGCGCCGGGCGATGTCTTCAACGCCGATTTCGGCGAGTTTGGTTCAATTGGGTTCCGGTTCGTATAG
- a CDS encoding TIGR02444 family protein produces MGDGASVQVEQHAAALWDYSLHIYAKPGVAASCLALQDQHGCDVNTVLLCLWLAGARSTILAVSDIEAAQHSAATANERFVQPVRSVRRWMKQWCQGTPESEINAAAYAALKTAELHGERLVQSQMLAGLDLDQLTRAESSEAAVQASFANYCTLASTSGGVAEELGELVARAWH; encoded by the coding sequence GTGGGTGATGGAGCTTCAGTTCAGGTGGAGCAGCACGCGGCGGCGTTATGGGACTATTCTTTACACATTTATGCCAAGCCGGGTGTGGCAGCTTCCTGCCTTGCCTTGCAGGATCAGCATGGGTGTGACGTCAACACGGTGTTGCTTTGCCTTTGGTTGGCAGGGGCGCGTAGCACCATTCTCGCTGTTTCGGACATCGAGGCCGCGCAGCACTCGGCAGCAACTGCGAATGAACGCTTCGTGCAACCGGTCCGTTCGGTGCGGCGCTGGATGAAGCAGTGGTGCCAAGGTACGCCTGAGTCGGAAATTAACGCCGCAGCCTATGCGGCGCTGAAGACGGCAGAGTTGCATGGTGAACGTCTGGTCCAGTCCCAAATGCTCGCTGGGCTGGACCTGGACCAGTTGACCCGTGCCGAGTCGTCCGAAGCAGCAGTCCAGGCAAGCTTTGCCAACTATTGTACCTTGGCGAGCACATCTGGCGGAGTGGCAGAGGAACTGGGTGAGCTTGTTGCCAGGGCCTGGCATTGA
- a CDS encoding CoA transferase has protein sequence MYSFLDGLSIIEASSFVASPTAGLYCAQFGAQVIRVDQTGGGPDYRRWPVTEANDSLYWENLNRAKKSVAVDLRKPEGREIVQELVRATGQLITNFPVDGFLSHALLAQGCPDLVTLRIMGWADGSPALDYTINNAVGYPMLTGTGPDPVNHVLPAWDLISGAYGAFAMLAAMQWRSTSGEGCEIRLPLSDVAIGTVANLGALAEMLYTGRDRPRLGNAVYGLFGRDFTTRDGVRIMIVVATHRQWANLLVALGLSEDVAAIEQERGVSFEQDDGLRYTLRDMLYPLFERAIRSRDYADLSTAFDAGGIVFSPYRRMLDAVHDPALVANNPIFGTVPNPSGFDYPAAGTFATVPQMHRREPCPAPYNGQHTEEVLADLLSLPAAEIGRLIDAGIVGNIASGDPK, from the coding sequence ATGTATAGTTTTCTCGATGGCCTATCGATCATTGAGGCATCGTCATTCGTCGCCTCTCCCACGGCGGGCCTTTATTGCGCGCAATTTGGCGCACAGGTGATACGTGTCGACCAGACTGGCGGCGGCCCCGATTACCGGCGCTGGCCTGTGACGGAGGCGAACGACTCGCTCTATTGGGAGAATCTCAATCGTGCAAAAAAGTCAGTCGCGGTTGATCTTCGCAAGCCTGAGGGGCGTGAAATTGTGCAGGAACTGGTGAGGGCAACCGGCCAGCTCATCACCAATTTTCCGGTGGATGGTTTCCTGTCCCATGCCCTCCTCGCGCAGGGGTGTCCGGATCTTGTCACCTTGCGGATAATGGGGTGGGCCGATGGCTCGCCCGCGCTCGATTACACCATAAACAATGCCGTGGGATACCCTATGCTGACTGGAACCGGCCCCGATCCGGTCAATCATGTCCTGCCCGCGTGGGATCTCATTTCCGGCGCATACGGAGCATTCGCCATGCTTGCCGCGATGCAGTGGCGAAGCACAAGTGGCGAAGGATGCGAGATCCGGCTGCCGTTGTCAGACGTGGCGATCGGCACGGTCGCCAACCTCGGTGCACTTGCAGAAATGCTCTATACGGGCCGGGATCGTCCGCGCCTTGGCAATGCAGTTTATGGCTTGTTCGGTCGCGACTTCACCACGCGCGACGGGGTGCGGATAATGATTGTCGTTGCCACGCATCGCCAGTGGGCCAATTTGCTGGTAGCGCTGGGCCTTTCCGAAGATGTTGCGGCCATCGAACAAGAGCGCGGTGTTTCTTTCGAACAGGATGACGGCCTCCGATATACCTTGCGTGACATGCTCTATCCCTTGTTTGAACGGGCAATCCGTTCGCGTGATTACGCCGATCTGTCCACTGCCTTCGATGCGGGGGGAATCGTCTTTTCGCCCTATCGCAGGATGCTTGATGCGGTTCACGATCCAGCGCTGGTAGCGAACAATCCGATTTTCGGGACGGTGCCAAATCCCAGCGGCTTCGACTATCCCGCCGCGGGCACATTCGCCACCGTTCCTCAAATGCACCGTCGGGAGCCTTGTCCCGCGCCGTACAATGGCCAGCATACCGAAGAAGTCCTGGCGGATCTGCTCTCGCTGCCTGCCGCCGAAATCGGCCGCCTGATCGACGCAGGTATTGTGGGCAACATAGCGAGTGGAGACCCGAAATGA
- a CDS encoding multidrug effflux MFS transporter: MSLTHKEPIGKREFIAMMAMIQALQSLGFTTLLPVLGVMANDLGASGSNQRQWVIGTFLICSGLFSLVPGTISDRLGRKPVLLVCMGLFALINLLCAFVADFSVLLAARALLGCASSALTVLPMAIIRDRYQGEDMAKLQAFVAMLFMAVPTLAPSLGYVIFTTLGWRAVFIVIGVLSMGVSAWYFYRMEETLPLSRRQSHGARELFGNIRLVLTNRRSIGYVIGMALIFGAHFGFINSSQQLIGEHFGAGGAYSVIFGLMAGSMMLASIANSAIVHRFGTRRLGHAAILCYLIVSVCQVYLASRPGETLLQFVLLMSANMCLLITVFINFTAISLQPFGKLAGAAASVQTFFRLVLGAGLGALIGQAYDGSPLPLAYSLVGVATVTILLVLFSEGGRLFAASVAVRTKG; this comes from the coding sequence TTGTCGCTGACCCATAAAGAGCCAATCGGCAAACGGGAGTTCATCGCCATGATGGCGATGATCCAGGCATTGCAGTCACTTGGGTTTACAACTTTGCTTCCGGTCTTAGGTGTCATGGCAAACGATCTGGGGGCAAGCGGTTCAAACCAGCGGCAATGGGTCATCGGCACCTTCCTGATCTGCTCCGGCCTGTTTTCGCTCGTCCCGGGGACGATCTCCGACCGGCTTGGGAGGAAGCCGGTCCTGCTGGTTTGCATGGGCCTGTTCGCCCTGATCAATCTGCTTTGTGCTTTCGTGGCTGACTTTTCCGTCCTGCTGGCGGCCCGCGCGCTGCTTGGCTGTGCCTCGTCCGCCCTGACCGTCCTTCCTATGGCGATCATTCGCGACCGCTATCAAGGCGAAGACATGGCCAAGCTGCAAGCCTTTGTCGCGATGCTGTTTATGGCAGTCCCGACCCTTGCCCCAAGTTTGGGTTATGTGATCTTTACTACGCTCGGCTGGCGTGCCGTCTTCATTGTCATCGGCGTGCTGTCGATGGGAGTGTCAGCATGGTATTTCTACCGCATGGAAGAAACGCTGCCGCTTTCCCGGCGGCAGTCCCATGGTGCCAGAGAATTGTTCGGTAACATCCGCCTCGTTCTGACAAACCGCCGGTCGATCGGTTACGTCATTGGCATGGCCCTGATTTTCGGCGCTCACTTCGGCTTCATCAACAGCTCGCAGCAATTGATCGGCGAACATTTCGGGGCCGGCGGGGCCTATTCGGTAATCTTTGGCTTGATGGCGGGCTCGATGATGCTGGCCAGCATTGCCAATTCTGCGATCGTACACCGTTTCGGAACCCGGCGGCTTGGGCATGCCGCGATCCTCTGCTACCTCATCGTCTCGGTCTGCCAGGTCTATCTGGCATCGCGCCCGGGCGAGACCTTGTTGCAATTTGTCTTGCTGATGTCCGCGAACATGTGCCTGCTGATCACGGTATTCATCAATTTCACCGCAATTTCACTGCAGCCGTTCGGTAAGCTCGCTGGCGCTGCCGCCTCGGTCCAGACCTTCTTTCGGTTGGTACTTGGTGCTGGGCTGGGTGCCTTGATCGGTCAGGCCTACGACGGTTCGCCACTGCCTTTGGCCTATTCGCTCGTTGGCGTGGCGACTGTGACTATTCTACTGGTACTGTTCAGCGAGGGGGGCAGACTGTTCGCAGCGAGTGTGGCGGTACGGACGAAAGGCTGA
- a CDS encoding SDR family NAD(P)-dependent oxidoreductase codes for MDRCLDGSVVAITGAGRGIGRQLALYCAAQGAAIIVNDPGVAQAGNGGDTAFAQNTANDIIAAGGKAAANFGNVADPAEAQSIIEDAVRKFGRIDAVVNNAGILRDSIWHKMSHADWTSVIAVNLTGVFNVSQAATPYFREQKAGSFVHFTSTSGLIGNIGQANYSAAKLAVVALSQSIALDMARVGVRSNCIAPFAWSRMTSSIPATTPAEHERVQRLQSMSADKIAPLVAYLASDLSKDVTNQIFAVRKNEIALFCKPRPIRSMTKVEGWTPEAIAHELVPSFRSSFARADEVSAHVFPYDPI; via the coding sequence ATGGATCGGTGCCTGGATGGATCAGTTGTCGCGATCACTGGTGCCGGGCGCGGAATAGGTCGCCAACTGGCGTTGTATTGCGCCGCGCAGGGGGCGGCAATTATCGTCAACGATCCTGGCGTGGCGCAGGCGGGCAACGGCGGCGATACCGCATTCGCTCAGAACACCGCCAACGACATCATCGCTGCCGGGGGCAAAGCGGCGGCCAACTTCGGTAATGTTGCAGATCCGGCGGAGGCGCAGAGCATTATCGAGGATGCGGTACGGAAATTTGGCCGAATTGATGCGGTCGTGAACAATGCAGGCATCCTGCGAGACAGCATCTGGCACAAGATGAGTCACGCGGACTGGACCAGCGTCATCGCGGTCAATCTTACTGGTGTCTTCAACGTTTCCCAGGCCGCCACGCCCTATTTTCGTGAACAGAAGGCGGGCAGTTTCGTTCATTTCACTTCGACGAGCGGTCTGATCGGCAACATCGGGCAGGCGAACTATTCGGCGGCAAAGTTGGCCGTCGTCGCGCTTTCGCAGTCTATCGCGCTCGACATGGCGCGGGTTGGCGTCCGCTCGAACTGCATCGCGCCTTTTGCGTGGAGCCGCATGACCTCGTCAATTCCCGCGACAACCCCTGCCGAACACGAACGTGTCCAACGGTTGCAATCCATGTCGGCAGACAAGATCGCGCCTTTGGTTGCCTATCTGGCATCCGACCTGTCCAAGGACGTGACGAACCAGATTTTCGCGGTTCGCAAGAATGAAATCGCCCTGTTTTGCAAGCCCCGGCCGATCCGGTCGATGACCAAGGTCGAAGGCTGGACGCCGGAGGCAATTGCCCACGAGCTTGTACCTTCGTTTCGCAGCAGCTTCGCGCGCGCCGATGAAGTCTCGGCGCATGTCTTTCCTTATGATCCAATCTGA
- a CDS encoding alpha/beta fold hydrolase, protein MNSGEESRGYFVRITWENVMAAEGVIREEKITGRGLTSHTLLAGDPSKPAILLLHGAGPGAHAASNWYHLMPDLAENFFVIAPDLIGFGQSVIPDPWPDSVMGWIGTRVDQCFGLLEALGVKKAHVVGNSMGGALTLQMMSEEPDTIDKVVLMGSIGAPGPRTPELIRLLSFYSDPRYSRYRQVMHSFAYDAEKFEGMEEIVENRYKIATDPGIMKTAVKMIDSMKNGIETLNMPPELLGKMPHEVLIFHGRQDRVVPLDTSLYLIQHLKHAELYVLDRSGHWSQLERWDVMRPMMEIHFGARTF, encoded by the coding sequence GTGAACTCCGGCGAAGAGTCGCGCGGATATTTCGTCAGGATCACATGGGAGAATGTCATGGCTGCTGAAGGTGTTATCAGGGAAGAAAAGATCACGGGCCGGGGCTTGACCTCGCACACCCTCTTGGCGGGCGATCCGTCCAAGCCGGCAATTCTGCTGCTTCACGGTGCGGGTCCGGGCGCACATGCCGCATCCAACTGGTATCACCTGATGCCGGACCTCGCCGAAAACTTCTTCGTGATCGCGCCCGACCTGATCGGTTTCGGCCAGTCGGTGATTCCCGATCCGTGGCCTGACAGCGTGATGGGCTGGATCGGCACCCGGGTCGACCAGTGCTTTGGCCTGCTTGAGGCGCTCGGTGTGAAGAAGGCCCACGTTGTCGGTAATTCGATGGGCGGCGCGCTGACCCTGCAGATGATGAGCGAGGAGCCCGACACGATCGACAAGGTGGTGCTGATGGGTTCGATCGGGGCGCCCGGCCCGCGCACCCCGGAATTGATCCGCCTGCTCTCGTTCTATTCGGACCCGCGTTACTCTCGCTATCGCCAGGTGATGCACAGCTTCGCCTACGATGCCGAGAAGTTCGAAGGCATGGAGGAAATCGTCGAGAACCGTTACAAGATCGCCACCGATCCGGGAATCATGAAGACCGCGGTCAAGATGATCGATTCGATGAAGAACGGCATTGAGACGCTCAACATGCCGCCCGAACTGCTGGGCAAAATGCCGCACGAAGTGCTGATCTTCCATGGCCGCCAGGACCGGGTGGTGCCGCTCGACACCAGCCTCTACCTGATCCAGCATCTCAAGCATGCCGAACTCTACGTTCTCGACCGTTCGGGTCACTGGTCGCAGCTGGAACGGTGGGATGTCATGCGTCCGATGATGGAAATCCATTTCGGCGCCCGCACGTTCTAG
- a CDS encoding acyl-CoA dehydrogenase family protein, with protein sequence MSNAGMDAEVFEQFLIQLERFVRDRLIPVERKIIETDLIPESVLEAMRDMGLFGLTIPEEHGGAGMNISQYIRTMHTLSYAMPAFRSIISINVGMFASAFKNGGTEAQKAAWLPRIAAGEIAAFGLTEPGSGSDAAGLQTTAVPTADGWLLNGTKRYITNSPFAKVGLIMARTATENLPKNAHISAFIVPLDIPGVTICKSDRKMGQSGSHIADIVLEDVHVGSEALLGGELGKGFAFAMMSLDNGRMSVGAAATAYARRALDSAIRYATERKAFGEPIANFQLIQQMLAQSEIEIYAAECMMDDVTRRADAGENILRKAAAFKVFATEMCGRVVDACVQIHGGAGYLAEYDAERFFRDARIYRIYEGTTQILQLQIAKHMLREFAAAN encoded by the coding sequence ATGAGCAACGCCGGCATGGATGCAGAAGTCTTCGAACAATTCTTGATACAGCTTGAACGCTTCGTGCGCGACCGGCTCATTCCTGTCGAGCGCAAAATTATTGAAACCGACCTCATCCCCGAAAGCGTCCTCGAAGCGATGCGCGACATGGGTCTGTTTGGATTGACCATACCGGAAGAGCATGGCGGCGCCGGCATGAACATCAGCCAGTATATCCGCACCATGCACACGCTAAGTTATGCGATGCCGGCATTCCGCTCGATCATCTCGATCAATGTCGGCATGTTCGCATCAGCCTTCAAGAATGGTGGAACAGAAGCGCAGAAGGCTGCATGGCTGCCGCGCATTGCCGCGGGTGAAATCGCCGCTTTCGGCCTGACCGAACCCGGTTCGGGATCAGATGCGGCGGGTCTGCAGACGACTGCGGTGCCGACCGCCGACGGCTGGCTTCTCAATGGCACCAAGCGATATATTACCAACTCGCCCTTTGCGAAGGTTGGACTGATCATGGCGCGGACGGCCACGGAAAATCTGCCCAAGAACGCCCATATATCGGCATTCATCGTCCCTCTTGACATACCCGGCGTGACGATCTGCAAGTCGGACAGGAAGATGGGCCAGTCGGGTAGCCATATCGCCGATATCGTGCTGGAAGATGTCCACGTTGGCAGCGAGGCTTTGCTCGGCGGCGAACTTGGCAAGGGCTTTGCATTCGCGATGATGAGCCTCGACAACGGCAGGATGTCGGTGGGCGCCGCAGCGACCGCTTATGCCCGCCGGGCGCTGGACAGCGCCATCCGATACGCGACCGAGCGCAAGGCATTCGGCGAGCCGATTGCCAACTTCCAGTTGATCCAGCAGATGCTCGCCCAGAGCGAGATCGAAATCTATGCCGCCGAATGCATGATGGACGATGTCACCCGGCGCGCCGACGCAGGCGAGAACATCTTGCGCAAAGCAGCGGCGTTCAAGGTTTTCGCGACGGAAATGTGCGGCCGGGTGGTTGATGCCTGCGTCCAGATCCACGGCGGTGCCGGCTATCTTGCCGAATACGATGCCGAACGTTTCTTCCGCGATGCGCGCATATATCGGATTTATGAAGGCACGACCCAGATCCTGCAACTCCAGATCGCTAAGCACATGCTGCGCGAATTTGCGGCGGCGAATTGA
- a CDS encoding acetyl-CoA C-acetyltransferase, producing MTLRRAAIVMPIRTAVGKFGGSLSPMTAGELGAVILKALIERTKIDPARVDDVVFSQGYGNGEAPAIGHWSWLAADLPLEVPGYQLDRRCGSGLQAIVNAAMMVQTGMSDVVVAGGVESMSNVEHYSTDLRRGKRSGNITLHDRLTRGRLMSQPTERFGVISGMIETAENLARDYDISREQADAYAVRSHQRAAAAWANGMFDDEIVPVVVPQRKGAPVIFAHDEGYRGDATMASLGALKAIEGGVVTAGNASQQNDAAAACLVVAEDKLDELGVEPIAFYHSSAAAGCDPSRMGIGPVPAVQRLFARSGLGWGDIDLVELNEAFAPQVLAVLKGWGWSDDDGRNEILNVNGSGISLGHPIGATGGRILANLTRELVRTKGRYGLETMCIGGGQGIAAIFERAA from the coding sequence ATGACCCTTCGTCGCGCAGCCATTGTCATGCCGATCCGCACTGCGGTGGGCAAGTTTGGCGGCTCTCTTTCGCCGATGACTGCAGGCGAGCTTGGCGCAGTCATCCTCAAGGCCCTGATCGAGCGCACGAAGATCGATCCCGCCCGGGTTGACGATGTCGTGTTCAGTCAGGGATATGGCAACGGCGAGGCGCCGGCCATCGGCCACTGGTCATGGCTGGCTGCCGACCTGCCGCTTGAAGTCCCCGGCTATCAGCTCGACCGGCGCTGCGGTTCGGGGCTGCAGGCGATCGTCAACGCCGCGATGATGGTGCAGACGGGGATGTCCGACGTTGTTGTCGCCGGCGGGGTCGAATCAATGTCCAACGTCGAACATTATTCAACCGACCTTCGCAGGGGCAAGCGTTCCGGCAATATCACCCTTCACGACAGGTTGACGCGCGGACGCCTTATGTCTCAGCCGACGGAGCGTTTTGGTGTTATTTCCGGCATGATCGAAACGGCCGAAAATCTTGCCAGGGATTATGACATCAGCCGGGAACAGGCAGATGCCTATGCCGTGCGCAGCCACCAGCGGGCCGCGGCCGCCTGGGCGAATGGAATGTTCGACGACGAAATCGTGCCGGTTGTGGTGCCGCAAAGAAAGGGCGCGCCTGTCATCTTCGCACACGATGAAGGTTATCGCGGCGACGCGACGATGGCTTCGCTCGGCGCGCTGAAGGCGATCGAGGGCGGCGTCGTAACCGCTGGCAACGCCAGTCAGCAGAACGACGCCGCTGCCGCTTGCCTAGTGGTGGCCGAAGACAAACTCGACGAACTGGGGGTGGAACCGATCGCCTTTTATCATAGCTCGGCCGCGGCGGGCTGTGATCCCAGTCGCATGGGAATTGGTCCCGTTCCTGCAGTGCAACGCTTGTTCGCCCGCAGCGGCCTTGGCTGGGGCGATATTGATCTGGTTGAGCTGAACGAAGCCTTCGCACCGCAAGTTCTGGCGGTTCTGAAAGGATGGGGCTGGTCGGATGACGACGGCCGGAACGAAATCCTCAATGTCAATGGTTCGGGTATATCGCTTGGCCACCCGATCGGTGCAACCGGTGGTCGTATTCTTGCCAACCTTACCCGCGAACTTGTGCGCACGAAAGGCCGCTACGGTCTTGAGACGATGTGCATCGGCGGCGGACAAGGCATCGCCGCAATCTTCGAGCGCGCGGCCTGA
- a CDS encoding CaiB/BaiF CoA-transferase family protein codes for MAKPAWQTPRSSDPVKPLDGVRVLELARILAGPWCGQLLADLGAEVIKIERPRVGDDTRHWGPPFVTAEDGTNLGAAYFHSTNRGKRSFAIDIASAEGQAIIRELASGADIVIENYKVGGLSKYGLDHAALSALNPRLITCSITGFGQTGPYAHRAGYDFIAQAMGGMMSMTGEPDREPQKAGIAVADLFTGMYSTVAILASLNRRDRTGSGAHIDMALLDTQVAVMANQAMNWMTSGNVPRRFGNGHANLAPYQAFPTLDGPLVIAAGNDGQFASLCRVLRCSLHEDPRFATNPARLANRSELIETVETLTARWNRQELFNALEDAGVPAGPINELDEVFADPHVVARGLAVTPEGYKGVASPIVIDGVRMVSDRPAPGIPQPFKVE; via the coding sequence ATGGCGAAACCGGCTTGGCAGACGCCTCGTTCCAGTGACCCGGTCAAACCGCTTGATGGCGTCCGGGTGCTTGAATTAGCCCGCATCCTGGCTGGCCCATGGTGCGGACAGCTGCTGGCGGACCTTGGCGCCGAAGTGATCAAGATCGAACGGCCCCGTGTAGGAGACGATACGCGGCATTGGGGGCCGCCGTTCGTGACAGCGGAAGATGGCACCAATTTGGGAGCGGCCTATTTCCATTCGACCAATCGCGGCAAGCGGTCTTTCGCAATCGACATCGCCAGCGCGGAGGGCCAGGCCATCATTCGCGAACTGGCAAGCGGCGCAGACATCGTGATCGAGAACTACAAGGTCGGCGGGCTGTCGAAGTACGGGCTTGACCATGCCGCGCTTTCCGCACTGAACCCGCGCCTGATCACCTGCTCGATCACAGGGTTCGGACAAACCGGGCCTTACGCCCACCGCGCAGGCTACGATTTCATCGCCCAGGCCATGGGCGGCATGATGTCGATGACCGGCGAACCCGATCGCGAACCGCAGAAGGCGGGCATCGCCGTGGCCGATCTGTTCACGGGCATGTACAGCACGGTGGCGATCCTCGCTTCGCTCAACCGCCGGGACCGCACCGGCAGCGGCGCCCACATCGACATGGCACTGCTCGATACCCAGGTGGCGGTCATGGCCAATCAGGCGATGAACTGGATGACATCGGGTAATGTGCCGCGCCGGTTCGGCAACGGTCACGCCAATCTGGCACCCTATCAAGCCTTCCCCACGCTTGACGGGCCCTTGGTGATTGCGGCCGGCAACGACGGCCAGTTCGCCAGCTTGTGCCGCGTTTTGCGGTGTTCACTGCATGAAGACCCACGCTTCGCCACCAACCCCGCACGGCTTGCGAACAGGTCCGAACTTATCGAAACCGTGGAGACGCTTACGGCCCGATGGAACCGGCAGGAACTGTTCAACGCGCTGGAGGACGCGGGCGTACCCGCCGGACCGATCAACGAGCTCGACGAAGTGTTCGCTGATCCGCATGTCGTTGCAAGGGGTCTGGCGGTAACCCCGGAAGGCTACAAGGGTGTCGCTAGCCCGATCGTGATAGACGGTGTGAGAATGGTTTCGGACCGACCGGCACCGGGCATACCTCAGCCCTTCAAGGTCGAATAA